A portion of the Cervus elaphus chromosome X, mCerEla1.1, whole genome shotgun sequence genome contains these proteins:
- the LOC122690838 gene encoding cytochrome c oxidase subunit 7C, mitochondrial-like: protein MLGQSIRRFTTFVVRRSHYEEGPGKNIPFSVENKWRLLAMMTLFFGSGFAAPFFIVRHQLLKK, encoded by the coding sequence ATGCTGGGACAGAGCATCCGGAGGTTCACAACCTTTGTGGTTCGTCGGAGCCACTACGAGGAGGGTCCAGGGAAGAATATACCATTTTCAGTGGAAAACAAGTGGAGGTTACTAGCTATGATGACTTTGTTCTTTGGGTCTGGATTTGCTGCACCTTTCTTTATAGTGAGACACCAACTGCTTAAAAAGTAA
- the OGT gene encoding UDP-N-acetylglucosamine--peptide N-acetylglucosaminyltransferase 110 kDa subunit isoform X2: protein MASSVGNVADSTGLAELAHREYQAGDFEAAERHCMQLWRQEPDNTGVLLLLSSIHFQCRRLDRSAHFSTLAIKQNPLLAEAYSNLGNVYKERGQLQEAIEHYRHALRLKPDFIDGYINLAAALVAAGDMEGAVQAYVSALQYNPDLYCVRSDLGNLLKALGRLEEAKACYLKAIETQPNFAVAWSNLGCVFNAQGEIWLAIHHFEKAVTLDPNFLDAYINLGNVLKEARIFDRAVAAYLRALSLSPNHAVVHGNLACVYYEQGLIDLAIDTYRRAIELQPHFPDAYCNLANALKEKGSVAEAEDCYNTALRLCPTHADSLNNLANIKREQGNIEEAVRLYRKALEVFPEFAAAHSNLASVLQQQGKLQEALMHYKEAIRISPTFADAYSNMGNTLKEMQDVQGALQCYTRAIQINPAFADAHSNLASIHKDSGNIPEAIASYRTALKLKPDFPDAYCNLAHCLQIVCDWTDYDERMKKLVSIVADQLEKNRLPSVHPHHSMLYPLSHGFRKAIAERHGNLCLDKINVLHKPPYEHPKDLKLSDGRLRVGYVSSDFGNHPTSHLMQSIPGMHNPDKFEVFCYALSPDDGTNFRVKVMAEANHFIDLSQIPCNGKAADRIHQDGIHILVNMNGYTKGARNELFALRPAPIQAMWLGYPGTSGALFMDYIITDQETSPAEVAEQYSEKLAYMPHTFFIGDHANMFPHLKKKAVIDFKSNGHIYDNRIVLNGIDLKAFLDSLPDVKIVKMKCPDGGDNADSSNTALNMPVIPMNTIAEAVIEMINRGQIQITINGFSISNGLATTQINNKAATGEEVPRTIIVTTRSQYGLPEDAIVYCNFNQLYKIDPSTLQMWANILKRVPNSVLWLLRFPAVGEPNIQQYAQNMGLPQNRIIFSPVAPKEEHVRRGQLADVCLDTPLCNGHTTGMDVLWAGTPMVTMPGETLASRVAASQLTCLGCLELIAKNRQEYEDIAVKLGTDLEYLKKIRGKVWKQRISSPLFNTKQYTMELERLYLQMWEHYAAGNKPDHMIKPVEVTESA from the exons ATCTGCCCACTTTAGTACTCTGGCAATTAAACAGAACCCCCTTCTGGCAGAAGCCTATTCAAATTTGGGGAATGTGTACAAGGAAAGAGGGCAGTTGCAGGAAGCAATTGAGCATTACCGGCATGCATTGCGTCTCAAACCAGATTTCATCGATGGTTATATTAACCTGGCAGCTGCTTTGGTAGCAGCAGGCGACATGGAAGGGGCAGTACAAGCTTACGTCTCTGCTCTTCAGTACAATCCT GATTTGTACTGTGTTCGCAGTGACCTGGGGAACCTGCTCAAAGCCCTGGGTCGCTTGGAAGAAGCCAAG GCATGTTATTTGAAAGCAATTGAGACGCAACCGAACTTTGCAGTAGCTTGGAGTAATCTTGGCTGTGTTTTTAATGCACAAGGGGAGATTTGGCTTGCAATTCATCACTTTGAAAAG GCTGTCACCCTTGACCCCAATTTTCTGGATGCTTATATCAATTTAGGAAATGTCTTGAAAGAGGCACGGATTTTTGACAG AGCTGTGGCAGCTTACCTTCGTGCTCTAAGCTTGAGTCCAAATCATGCGGTGGTACACGGCAACCTGGCTTGTGTATACTATGAGCAAGGCCTGATAGATCTAGCAATAGACACCTACAGGCGAGCTATTGAACTGCAGCCGCATTTCCCTGATGCTTACTGCAACTTAGCCAATGCTCTCAAAGAGAAGGGCAGT gttgCTGAAGCAGAAGATTGTTATAATACAGCTCTCCGACTGTGTCCCACCCATGCAGACTCTCTGAACAACCTAGCCAATATCAAACGGGAACAGGGAAACATTGAAGAGGCAGTTCGCTTGTATCGTAAAGCATTAGAA gtcttcccagagtttgctgctGCCCATTCAAATTTAGCAAGTGTATTACAGCAGCAGGGAAAACTGCAGGAAGCTCTGATGCATTATAAGGAGGCGATTCG AATCAGTCCTACCTTTGCTGATGCTTACTCTAATATGGGAAACACTCTAAAGGAGATGCAAGATGTTCAGGGAGCCTTGCAGTGTTATACTCGTGCCATTCAGATTAACCCTGCATTTGCAGATGCCCACAGTAATCTGGCTTCCATTCACAAG GATTCAGGGAATATTCCAGAAGCAATTGCTTCTTATCGCACTGCTCTGAAGCTTAAACCTGATTTTCCTGATGCTTACTGTAATTTGGCTCATTGCCTGCAG ATTGTCTGTGACTGGACAGACTATGATGAGCGAATGAAGAAGTTGGTTAGCATTGTGGCTGACCAGTTAGAGAAGAATAGGTTGCCTTCTGTGCATCCTCATCATAGTATGCTATATCCTCTTTCTCATGGCTTCAGGAAAGCTATTGCTGAGAGGCATGGGAACCTCTGCTTGGATAAG ATTAATGTCCTTCATAAACCACCATATGAGCATCCAAAAGACTTGAAGCTCAGTGATGGTCGACTGCGTGTAGGATACGTGAGTTCTGACTTTGGGAATCATCCTACTTCTCATCTTATGCAGTCTATTCCAGGCATGCACAATCCTGATAAATTTGAG GTATTCTGTTATGCCTTGAGCCCAGATGATGGCACAAACTTCAGAGTGAAGGTGATGGCAGAAGCCAATCATTTCATTGATCTTTCTCAG ATTCCATGCAATGGAAAAGCAGCTGATCGCATCCATCAAGATGGTATACACATCCTTGTAAATATGAATGGTTATACCAAGGGTGCTCGAAATGAACTCTTTGCTCTCAGGCCAGCTCCTATTCAG gcaATGTGGCTGGGGTATCCTGGGACTAGTGGCGCACTTTTCATGGATTATATCATCACTGATCAGGAAACTTCGCCTGCTGAAGTTGCTGAGCAATATTCTGAGAAGCTGGCTTATATGCCTCATACTTTCTTTATTGGTGATCATGCTAATATGTTCCCTCACCTGAAG aaaaaagcaGTTATCGATTTTAAGTCCAATGGGCACATTTATGACAATCGGATTGTGCTGAATGGCATCGACCTCAAAGCATTTCTTGATAGTCTACCAGATGTGAAAATTGTCAAG ATGAAATGTCCAGATGGAGGAGACAATGCGGACAGCAGTAATACAGCTCTTAATATGCCTGTCATTCCTATGAATACTATTGCAGAAGCAGTTATTGAAATGATTAACAGAGGACAAATTCAGATAACAATTAATGGATTCAGTATTAGCAATGGACTGGCGACTACCCAG ATCAACAATAAGGCTGCCACTGGAGAAGAGGTTCCTCGTACCATTATTGTAACCACACGTTCTCAGTATGGGTTACCGGAAGATGCCATTGTGTACTGTAACTTTAATCAGTTATATAAAATTGACCCTTCCACTTTGCAGATGTGGGCAAAT ATTCTGAAGCGTGTTCCCAATAGTGTACTGTGGCTGTTACGTTTTCCAGCAGTAGGAGAACCTAATATTCAACAATATGCACAGAATATGGGACTTCCTCAGAACCGTATCATTTTTTCACCTGTTGCTCCTAAAGAGGAACATGTCCGGAGAGGCCAGCTGGCTGATGTCTGTCTAGACACTCCCCTTTGTAACGGGCACACCACAGGGATGGATGTTCTCTGGGCAGGGACACCCATGGTGACTATGCCAG GAGAGACTCTtgcttctcgagttgcggcttcCCAGCTCACTTGTTTAGGTTGTCTTGAGCTTATTGCTAAAAATAGACAAGAATATGAAGACATAGCTGTGAAGCTGGGGACTGATCTAGAATA CCTGAAGAAAATTCGTGGCAAAGTCTGGAAGCAGAGAATATCTAGCCCTCTGTTCAACACCAAACAATACACAATGGAACTAGAGAGGCTGTATCTACAGATGTGGGAGCATTATGCAGCTGGCAACAAACCTGATCACATGATTAAGCCTGTTGAAGTCACTGAGTCTGCCTAA
- the OGT gene encoding UDP-N-acetylglucosamine--peptide N-acetylglucosaminyltransferase 110 kDa subunit isoform X1 — translation MASSVGNVADSTEPTKRMLSFQGLAELAHREYQAGDFEAAERHCMQLWRQEPDNTGVLLLLSSIHFQCRRLDRSAHFSTLAIKQNPLLAEAYSNLGNVYKERGQLQEAIEHYRHALRLKPDFIDGYINLAAALVAAGDMEGAVQAYVSALQYNPDLYCVRSDLGNLLKALGRLEEAKACYLKAIETQPNFAVAWSNLGCVFNAQGEIWLAIHHFEKAVTLDPNFLDAYINLGNVLKEARIFDRAVAAYLRALSLSPNHAVVHGNLACVYYEQGLIDLAIDTYRRAIELQPHFPDAYCNLANALKEKGSVAEAEDCYNTALRLCPTHADSLNNLANIKREQGNIEEAVRLYRKALEVFPEFAAAHSNLASVLQQQGKLQEALMHYKEAIRISPTFADAYSNMGNTLKEMQDVQGALQCYTRAIQINPAFADAHSNLASIHKDSGNIPEAIASYRTALKLKPDFPDAYCNLAHCLQIVCDWTDYDERMKKLVSIVADQLEKNRLPSVHPHHSMLYPLSHGFRKAIAERHGNLCLDKINVLHKPPYEHPKDLKLSDGRLRVGYVSSDFGNHPTSHLMQSIPGMHNPDKFEVFCYALSPDDGTNFRVKVMAEANHFIDLSQIPCNGKAADRIHQDGIHILVNMNGYTKGARNELFALRPAPIQAMWLGYPGTSGALFMDYIITDQETSPAEVAEQYSEKLAYMPHTFFIGDHANMFPHLKKKAVIDFKSNGHIYDNRIVLNGIDLKAFLDSLPDVKIVKMKCPDGGDNADSSNTALNMPVIPMNTIAEAVIEMINRGQIQITINGFSISNGLATTQINNKAATGEEVPRTIIVTTRSQYGLPEDAIVYCNFNQLYKIDPSTLQMWANILKRVPNSVLWLLRFPAVGEPNIQQYAQNMGLPQNRIIFSPVAPKEEHVRRGQLADVCLDTPLCNGHTTGMDVLWAGTPMVTMPGETLASRVAASQLTCLGCLELIAKNRQEYEDIAVKLGTDLEYLKKIRGKVWKQRISSPLFNTKQYTMELERLYLQMWEHYAAGNKPDHMIKPVEVTESA, via the exons ATCTGCCCACTTTAGTACTCTGGCAATTAAACAGAACCCCCTTCTGGCAGAAGCCTATTCAAATTTGGGGAATGTGTACAAGGAAAGAGGGCAGTTGCAGGAAGCAATTGAGCATTACCGGCATGCATTGCGTCTCAAACCAGATTTCATCGATGGTTATATTAACCTGGCAGCTGCTTTGGTAGCAGCAGGCGACATGGAAGGGGCAGTACAAGCTTACGTCTCTGCTCTTCAGTACAATCCT GATTTGTACTGTGTTCGCAGTGACCTGGGGAACCTGCTCAAAGCCCTGGGTCGCTTGGAAGAAGCCAAG GCATGTTATTTGAAAGCAATTGAGACGCAACCGAACTTTGCAGTAGCTTGGAGTAATCTTGGCTGTGTTTTTAATGCACAAGGGGAGATTTGGCTTGCAATTCATCACTTTGAAAAG GCTGTCACCCTTGACCCCAATTTTCTGGATGCTTATATCAATTTAGGAAATGTCTTGAAAGAGGCACGGATTTTTGACAG AGCTGTGGCAGCTTACCTTCGTGCTCTAAGCTTGAGTCCAAATCATGCGGTGGTACACGGCAACCTGGCTTGTGTATACTATGAGCAAGGCCTGATAGATCTAGCAATAGACACCTACAGGCGAGCTATTGAACTGCAGCCGCATTTCCCTGATGCTTACTGCAACTTAGCCAATGCTCTCAAAGAGAAGGGCAGT gttgCTGAAGCAGAAGATTGTTATAATACAGCTCTCCGACTGTGTCCCACCCATGCAGACTCTCTGAACAACCTAGCCAATATCAAACGGGAACAGGGAAACATTGAAGAGGCAGTTCGCTTGTATCGTAAAGCATTAGAA gtcttcccagagtttgctgctGCCCATTCAAATTTAGCAAGTGTATTACAGCAGCAGGGAAAACTGCAGGAAGCTCTGATGCATTATAAGGAGGCGATTCG AATCAGTCCTACCTTTGCTGATGCTTACTCTAATATGGGAAACACTCTAAAGGAGATGCAAGATGTTCAGGGAGCCTTGCAGTGTTATACTCGTGCCATTCAGATTAACCCTGCATTTGCAGATGCCCACAGTAATCTGGCTTCCATTCACAAG GATTCAGGGAATATTCCAGAAGCAATTGCTTCTTATCGCACTGCTCTGAAGCTTAAACCTGATTTTCCTGATGCTTACTGTAATTTGGCTCATTGCCTGCAG ATTGTCTGTGACTGGACAGACTATGATGAGCGAATGAAGAAGTTGGTTAGCATTGTGGCTGACCAGTTAGAGAAGAATAGGTTGCCTTCTGTGCATCCTCATCATAGTATGCTATATCCTCTTTCTCATGGCTTCAGGAAAGCTATTGCTGAGAGGCATGGGAACCTCTGCTTGGATAAG ATTAATGTCCTTCATAAACCACCATATGAGCATCCAAAAGACTTGAAGCTCAGTGATGGTCGACTGCGTGTAGGATACGTGAGTTCTGACTTTGGGAATCATCCTACTTCTCATCTTATGCAGTCTATTCCAGGCATGCACAATCCTGATAAATTTGAG GTATTCTGTTATGCCTTGAGCCCAGATGATGGCACAAACTTCAGAGTGAAGGTGATGGCAGAAGCCAATCATTTCATTGATCTTTCTCAG ATTCCATGCAATGGAAAAGCAGCTGATCGCATCCATCAAGATGGTATACACATCCTTGTAAATATGAATGGTTATACCAAGGGTGCTCGAAATGAACTCTTTGCTCTCAGGCCAGCTCCTATTCAG gcaATGTGGCTGGGGTATCCTGGGACTAGTGGCGCACTTTTCATGGATTATATCATCACTGATCAGGAAACTTCGCCTGCTGAAGTTGCTGAGCAATATTCTGAGAAGCTGGCTTATATGCCTCATACTTTCTTTATTGGTGATCATGCTAATATGTTCCCTCACCTGAAG aaaaaagcaGTTATCGATTTTAAGTCCAATGGGCACATTTATGACAATCGGATTGTGCTGAATGGCATCGACCTCAAAGCATTTCTTGATAGTCTACCAGATGTGAAAATTGTCAAG ATGAAATGTCCAGATGGAGGAGACAATGCGGACAGCAGTAATACAGCTCTTAATATGCCTGTCATTCCTATGAATACTATTGCAGAAGCAGTTATTGAAATGATTAACAGAGGACAAATTCAGATAACAATTAATGGATTCAGTATTAGCAATGGACTGGCGACTACCCAG ATCAACAATAAGGCTGCCACTGGAGAAGAGGTTCCTCGTACCATTATTGTAACCACACGTTCTCAGTATGGGTTACCGGAAGATGCCATTGTGTACTGTAACTTTAATCAGTTATATAAAATTGACCCTTCCACTTTGCAGATGTGGGCAAAT ATTCTGAAGCGTGTTCCCAATAGTGTACTGTGGCTGTTACGTTTTCCAGCAGTAGGAGAACCTAATATTCAACAATATGCACAGAATATGGGACTTCCTCAGAACCGTATCATTTTTTCACCTGTTGCTCCTAAAGAGGAACATGTCCGGAGAGGCCAGCTGGCTGATGTCTGTCTAGACACTCCCCTTTGTAACGGGCACACCACAGGGATGGATGTTCTCTGGGCAGGGACACCCATGGTGACTATGCCAG GAGAGACTCTtgcttctcgagttgcggcttcCCAGCTCACTTGTTTAGGTTGTCTTGAGCTTATTGCTAAAAATAGACAAGAATATGAAGACATAGCTGTGAAGCTGGGGACTGATCTAGAATA CCTGAAGAAAATTCGTGGCAAAGTCTGGAAGCAGAGAATATCTAGCCCTCTGTTCAACACCAAACAATACACAATGGAACTAGAGAGGCTGTATCTACAGATGTGGGAGCATTATGCAGCTGGCAACAAACCTGATCACATGATTAAGCCTGTTGAAGTCACTGAGTCTGCCTAA